The following nucleotide sequence is from Pelodiscus sinensis isolate JC-2024 chromosome 8, ASM4963464v1, whole genome shotgun sequence.
CCTGCCAGTGCTCCCTGCTCCCTGAGTGCTGGGGCAGCATTTTAGGGGAGATTAAAAtattgcccagctgattagcatagTGTCCATAACTGGCAGCAAGTGTTTCTATTGACAgtgcacatccatacatgctcagtgcacataacatttattctgcacagaagGAAAAATGAGAGTGAACattgcccccccacacacacacacattccccactTAGCATGAAGAGCAAAGCAGTCGATCTGTACACGTTAAAGCAGATGTAATCCCAACAGGCAAGAGGAAACTAATTTCTACTCAGTGCACCCCATTGGCACAGGAAGGATGGAACATCAAATTAAGTTACCAAACTTGAGATGCAATGTACCAAACACCACGTGCTCTGACTTTGGGACATCTCTCAGAAGAATTTGCACCAGGTGCTGCACATGCAACTGAATCTTGTGGGTGTTAAAGGCCTTGTCCAGAAAATGGTTAACCTACACGTGTCACCCTTATGCTTATGCGGCAGTTGTATTGGGTTTTTTCATGGGTCTAAAGAAagggaggaaaaaggagaaatGGATTTTGGTTGGGATGCTACAGCCAGATCCTCAATGGGCTTCCAGGGCAGTTCCTTTTACCAGGAGCAGAGGCAGCTACAGTAACCTGTAGGGGTAGAGGAGTGCATCATGCTCACTAAGGACTATCACACCCCTCAGGATAAACTACCCTGGGAGAGAGTTGCGGGTAGCTAGTTGGAGAAGCACAGATGGGCTGTATGAGACGCCATCCTGGGGGCTGAGGCATGGCTGAGTCCAGCCAGCAATGTACTACTCagggtgaagcaaaatgcaggactatgtagcactttaaagcaggggtgtccaaacttttttcagagggggccagatttgatgaagtgaacatgcgtgagggccgaccattttgcctgacattctttgaaccattaaaattaaatgcaaattaactattttatgcaaagtttattgcaaacggcatacttttcatttcgtcacatggatgaccaatctaaacaggtgttaaatcactctgcctttcatatctgaaggccagatgaaaaaaaaatccaggaagctgaaatatatgtcaggaacattgtaaagtacattacatattattggtaataaaggttgtctgtcaacttttaagttcaaaaaatatgaagaggaacataacaccaagtatacatgttgtgtccaaatatatttataactgatttagaccaactgacattaactgagattttacaacgtattcatctcaatacatatggattcgttgggggccttaaaagatagatattgccaaattacctggggggccgtattaaactggaacacgggccgcaattggcccgcgggccggactttggacatgcctgctttaaagactaacaagatggtttattagatgatgagctttcgtgggccagacccacgaatagttgtgactattttcttccactatttgatctgaggaagtgggtctggcccacgaaagctcatcatctaataaaccatcttgttagactttaaagtgctacattgtcctgcattttgcttcagctaccccagactaacagggctacatttctagcaCTACTTAGGGTGAGTTTTGCCAGAGGGAAAACATAGAAATCGCTCTTCCTGCCCCCAAACGACGTGGCTGGAACCCGCAGGCACTTTTCCccgctgggggaggagagggggaggatttCGCGTGGGGCTCTGCCCCCATTTGCCTGACAGAGAGCAAGTACACCAGccgccagcccctcccgccccacgcCGGGAGCCAAAGCCCGCCCTCGCCCTGCCGGGTTGGCTGCCTGGACGGGGCGTCGCCGGTCGCTCCCGCGGGCTGTCCGCAATGTCAGCGCAGTGACCCGGCTGCAGCCGCTACGCCGGACTCTGACCTTGCACGGCTGGGACAGGCccatggctgccaggctgctgctcCGCGCCCTGCCGCGCGCCTTGCCCACCGCGCGCCGCGCCCtgacccccgccagagccctgagCGCCGGGGGTGCGTACTgcgggggggagccgggggggggggcacagggtgagggtggggaggggccgggcaggAGAGGTGCACAGGGCAGGGTGAGGGTAGGGAGGGGCCGGGCAGGGTAGGTACACagggcagggtgagggtggggaggggccgggcagggtaggtacacagggcagggtgagggtagggaggggccgggcagggtaggtacacagggcagggtgagggtggggaggggccgggcagggtaggtacacagggcagggtgagggtggggaggggccaggcaggatAGGTGAACAGGACAGTGTGAAGGCGGAtaggggctgggtgggagaggtGCACAGGGTAGCGTGAAGGTTGGTTGGGGCTGGGAGGGACAGGCGCACAGGGCAGTGTGAGAGTTGTTAGGGGTCATAGGAATGGGCTGGGAGAAGTAGGGAGGCCTGGGAATGCAGAGTGAATGATCAAGAGATGAATAGGTGTTAAGGTGTTAGCTCCTCAGGGGTGTGTAGATGGTGAATTATCTTGACAAAAGATAAATTTCTGAATCACATTCTAGATGATTAGTGTGTGATGCTGAATCTATGCTGGTACTGAAATATAAGTCTTTCATCCAGTGGCAGCATTTTAGGGACATGGCTTGTTGTTTATTTTCTATTCAGCCAAGCCACAGGTGCCCTGATAACCTTCATACACACAAGTGACATTGGAaatggcctgcatatttatacctgcctctggaaatttccaccacatgcatctgacaaagtgggtctttgcccacgaaagcttatgcttcaacacttcagttagtctataaggtgccacaggacacctctCCACTTTTGGAAATTACTTGTGTCTAGAGTGCCTCCATGTGCTGCCATCACACTGAGGGAAGGGTTCAAATCCAGTGTATTAAAGGCTGCTATAAAGAGGACAACGATCTATTGCTCTCCATGCTCACTATGAAGTAATTAGCTTAATTTTCAGCAAGCAAGATTTATATTAGatgttaggaaaagctttctaactgcAAAGGATAAACAAACATGAGAAAGGGAAGTTTTAAAGAAATTTTAGACAACTGTCAAGAATGGCCTAAATACATTTAATCCTGCCTCTGCCAGGGAAGATGAATCTTGAAGTCACATGCAGTCAGAGGCCAATGAAGGATGCCAGCTGTATGGTTTCTATTAGATGTGCAGTTGCTCACTAGAGAAAGGACTGACACTACCTTGAATGGTAACTTTTTGGACACTATCAACCAAAGTTGAAATTTCATTTTTCATTAGAACAGgtgatgaaaaagaaaaaatgtctGAACTGGCACACGGTTTCATTAGGGGAAGCAACAGTTGTGAGGGGTTTTCTATACAGCATGGGCTGTAGTTTGTGCTACCAGTATTTGATAGTTTAAAGCTATACTTTTGTTATACCAGAAGGTGACCTGGGCAATATATAAAGAACAGCTGTTCCAAGAACTGTCAGATGGAGTGCCTGTAAATCAAAAAAATATCTAAATCTGGCAGGGTTTGCATACCTTTCTCCAAAAGCATCTACTACTGATCACTATTAGAGACAGGATACATGACTAAACAGATTTCTCTACTCCTTATGGTAATTCCTATGTCATgtcttatttaaataaaaagtgcTTTGCAACTGAAAAATTGAATGGACATTTATTTATGATGCTGCCCAGGATGTGGGATTAATGCTTTGCTTTCGTGATTAGCAAAATCTGATTTTTGGATAAATATATAGAATTCCTCTGTATTTTATTCCTACTTAGGTGTTCCCAGTGATGAGGAACAGGCAACTGGGCTTGAACGGAAAACTCTAGAGGCTATGAAGAAAGGGCAGGTAAGGTTAATATTAAATAATATGCACAAAGTTAAAAGCATTACATTGGGAGCTGAAAATATGGAAAGAAATGCTGAAtagaatattttaattaaaaaccaaATAAATCAAAATCTGTAAGGCAATATATTCATTGTCAATACACTAACCTTGCACCTTCTAAGTATGAAAACATTTTGGAAATGCAGAAATAAGGTCACCTTACCCTTACCTTTGCATTCTTGCCTCCTTACACTTGAGATTTGTGTATGAAAAGTATACTGCAcagtacggctatgtctacactggcgggttcttgcgcaagaacggccgttcttccgcagagcatccacattgcctgcccactcttgcgcaagaagatttacagtaaagcttaGTAGGAgtgggcttcttgcacaagagcaacacacttttctaacaagtgtaaactctcttgcgcaagagctcttgtgcaagagggcagtgtggacatgcagcagggttttcttctgaaagaaagccctatggctaaaatggccatctgagatTTTTggcgcaagagaacgtccacactgccatggattctCTTGTGCAAACACACATAGCAGAGTGgacaagttcttgtgcaagaattcttgcacaagaacccttgcgcaagatgttcttctgcaagaacctgctagtgtagacacagcctaccagtTCTTGTTGAGAAAGCAGAcctggagaacctaaggccctgATTCTGTAGCTGGATCCACGTGGTCCACCACACATCCACATGAAGGTCTCTGTGTTGGTCAGTGATCAACACAAGCAGATTCAGTTGCAGGATTGGGAACTAAGTGACCTACCTGGAGGTGATGTGCTACAGTGGGTTAGACCTATGCTTGTGTGACGTTGGACAATTCCAACACTCTCATTACGCTTGTTTTTGAGTCTGTAATGCTTGTCTCTCACATGGTCTGGTTGAGATTATTTTATAGAAAATAAGACTTTAGAAACCCACTGTGTATTAGCGAAGCAGAAAATAGAACATAGAGGTTCTTTGCTCCTACCCCTTCATGCAGTTCACTAGATTACACTACCTCTCCCTGTATTTCTTCTCCCTGCTAACTCCCTCCCCAAACAAGCATActatttggctacatctacactggcacccttttccggaaatgcttaaaatggaactgTTTTCTgctataagtatttccggaaaaagcgcgtctacattggcaggatgcttttccggaaaagcgtccatggccaatgtagatgcgcttttccggaaaagagccctgatcgtcattttcgtgattggggcttttttgcagaaaagactactgtgctgtctacactggcccttttccggaacagttttttcggaaaaggacttttgcccgaacgggagcagcatagtttttccggaaaaacactgacaattttacagtagatcgtcattgcttttccagaaaagcaagcggccagtgtagacagctcgcagcttattccggaaaagtggctgcttttccagaataagtggcccagtgtagacacagcccctctgtagAGGTGGTCTCCTTTCCTTCTCTATTCCCAGGCTTAACTGACTTAATTTTTCAGTGATTCTTAAGTGCTttacaaattttgcatctagCTAGTGGAAACACTAAGGCTTGTAAAGCATGCTCAAACTGCTTTTTATAACTGCACCTGTGCAGAGTGCAGTGCAGGATTGGGGTATAAATGAGTTGTGCCCCTTAAACTATTTGAAGACTGCACCAACAGAAGATGACAATTTCCAGAGTAAGCTGAGTTTACTATGTAATGTGATAAACTACCACAAAAGTTACAAAACTGTTAAGACAGGAAAGGGGTAAAAATCTCTTTAAAAATCCtctcaaatacttttaaaatttctCTCATGTTTCCTTAGATTATTTTGGTGTTAGCATAAAATGTTGCATATGAAATTTCAGGCAGATTGGCTTATGGAACTCAGGAGGCAGAATCATAATAATAATCATGTATTTGCTTACTGTGCCTTCATAAAAAGGCACTATAAATAGCACATAGCACCCATGTGCTTTAGACAGTATGCAGTCATGAGTTCAGCTTGTATTTTTAGTGACACAGAGGCTACCGCTAATAGTTGATACTCCAAACTGATTCTTGCATATGAACTGACACCCTGTACAGTAACATATAACTCTCTCCCCCTTGACAAATCAGTTTCTAATAATAAAGTTTGACATTCTTCATCCTTCCTTCTATTAGTTTTGTGTACCTGTATGTTAATATTCTAAGGATGATTTATCCATGTTTGGATGACATAACAGCAGCAATGTAATTACCTTTATTATATAGAGAAGAGCTGCTACAAGATCTTTGATAGTACTTCTTGTTAATTATGTTCTAGGTTTAGCAATTGAGATTCATGTTTTGTTCTTCTCTCAAGGATCCATATAACATACTCAAACCCAAAGGAAATTCAGGAACTAAAGAGGATCCTCATATTGTTCCATCCGTCAACAGGAAGAGGCTAGTGGGTTGTATCTGTATGTATCAGAACAATagtgtgtatttttttaattcacaCACTCAAAAGTTAAACAAATCATTTTataatgttttttgttttaatacacCTGTATTAATGCTTCAAAAAAGTTCACACTGAAAATTCAACAGATCttaccccgctcgttcgaaccctgtgccgcgcggctacacggggcacgaactaggcttcctagttcgaactacctagttcgtgccccgtgtagccgcgcggcacagggtttgaacgagcggggtttaaaaaatggcggagccccgcttatgcaaatgaagcccgggaaattcaaatcccgggcttcatttgcaagtgcggtatgcctacattaccccgctagtttgaactagcggggtagtgtagacataccctaagaaaggaATTTCCACAGCTAAGGAAAAGTTGCTTTCTAGGCTTGGAAGTTCCTGGCTGCAGTGGTGCATGCACTTATGACATGTCTACAGATACCAGATGCAAACTCACAATGGTGTATTATAATGGTCAGCTTACAAAGTGGAAATGAGTATAGTTAATATCTGAGGCATAACTAAATGAAAATCAAGATATCCAGTTCTGTTGCCATTAGTTATGAAAATGGTCCCACTTTGAATGGGGGTTACAGTCTCAAAAGATTATAGAAATCATGGTCTGTTACTTCTGATTCCTTAAATATGTAACAACAAAAGTATCATGATGTCATTCTAGGGCTACAGGTAGGCTATTTGAGTTCTCTGGGGCCTGCCTAGTGCAAGACTAAGCATTTTAAGATGTAATCAAATGGGAGAGGTGTGACTCACCACTGCAGTGCCCCCTGCTCAATGTCCTGGGGATCAGCTACACTAACCCCTGTGCTCTCTTCTGGTGGCATATGACCACTGCCATAACATGTGACCCACTCTGGGGGGGACACATGTCAAGAACTGCAGCATCCTCTTTGTGACATAGCCCTGCAGCTGTGCTGCCCTCTATGCTAAGTCCTTCCTGGGGACAGGATCAACCCACTATCCAGCCACTTCCCTGTCAAATGTCTGGCCACTCCTTCAGGGAGAAGGTGGTGTGGAACCCAGGGGGCCTTTCCATTACACAGGATTCTGACCCAGGGCCCCTGTAAATGGCAGCCACACGTTCACACCAAGTTCTCAGTACTTTTCCTTGGGCCATGTCCCCACAGCCGCCAGCACCCTCTTTGCTCTTG
It contains:
- the LOC102447928 gene encoding cytochrome c oxidase subunit 5B, mitochondrial-like — encoded protein: MAARLLLRALPRALPTARRALTPARALSAGGVPSDEEQATGLERKTLEAMKKGQDPYNILKPKGNSGTKEDPHIVPSVNRKRLVGCICEEDNSAVIWFWLHEGESQRCPSCGAHYKLAHYDVPH